One Brassica napus cultivar Da-Ae chromosome A1, Da-Ae, whole genome shotgun sequence genomic region harbors:
- the LOC125579039 gene encoding classical arabinogalactan protein 9-like produces MAPRRKSRAPSYRDLFGDDGSGTSSSGPSSSGPSSSTAVPDSQPSQRVAWSPPPPQMPPPQMPPPHMPPPPPPAAAPEPVPEGAVHPDLRVPSYAPFARYTVEDLLAQPGREGLDVLDPDRPRGTYW; encoded by the coding sequence atggctcctagaagaaAATCCAGAGCACCTAGTTATAGAGATTTGTTTGGCgacgatggttccggtacatcttcttccggtccatcgtcttctggTCCATCATCCTCCAccgcagttccagactctcagccttctcagagagttgcttggagtcctcctccaccgcagatgcctccaccgcaAATGCCTCCACCGcatatgcctccacctcctcctccagcggctgcacctgagcctgtcccagaaggtgcagttcatccggatttgcgtgtgccttcatatgccccattcgcgagatatacggtagaggatttgcttgcccagcccggacgagagggtttggatgttctagaccccgatagaccccgaggaacttattggtaa
- the LOC111201009 gene encoding galactinol synthase 6-like produces the protein MASVNMTFEKSIKANVVVNANCGKRAYVTFLAGNKDYWMGVVGLAKGLRKVKSIYPLVVAVLPDVPEEHRQILLAQGCIIREIEQVIPPENKVGYSMTYFVLNYSKLRIWEV, from the exons ATGGCTTCAGTGAACATGACTTTCGAGAAGAGCATTAAAGCTAACGTGGTGGTGAATGCGAACTGTGGAAAAAGGGCTTACGTCACGTTCCTCGCTGGAAACAAAGACTACTGGATGGGCGTTGTTGGTCTAGCCAAAGGACTACGAAAGGTAAAGTCTATTTATCCTCTGGTGGTGGCTGTTCTTCCGGATGTGCCTGAAGAACATCGTCAAATCTTACTAGCTCAGGGATGTATCATCCGTGAGATTGAACAGGTCATTCCACCCGAAAACAAAGTTGGTTATTCAATGACATATTTCGTTCTTAACTACTCAAAACTTCGTATTTGGGAG GTCTAA